The Rufibacter sp. DG15C region TAATTGCCTTAAAGGAAGTACCGTTCTATCCGTATCTTTGCATTTCAATTGAACACCTATGAAAAGTGGAGCCTCCTCTGGTAAGACAGGGGTTTTATTAGTCAATCTGGGCACGCCAGACACGCCAAGTGTACCGCACGTGCGTAAATACCTGCGCGAGTTCCTGTTAGACAAGCGCGTGCTGGACATTGCCGCCCCAAGCCGGTTCATGCTGGTAAATGGCGTCATTGCGCCGTTCAGGGCACCCAAGTCTGCTAAAATTTACGCCGAGCTTTGGACCGAGCGCGGCTCTCCCTTGCTATTCCATGGTTTGGACTTGCAGAAGCTGGTGCAGGAGAAACTGGGCAAGAACTACCACGTGGCCTTTGGCATGCGCTACCAGAGCCCTAGCATTGCGGCGGCCTTGCAGGAATTGAAAGACAAAGTGGTGGACCGCATTGTGGTGTTGCCCCTGTTTCCGCAGTACGCCTCTGCCAGCACAGGCTCTGTACAGGAAAAGGTGATGGAACTGGTGAGCAAATGGGAGGTTATTCCAGACATCAAGTTCATTAGTACGTTCTGCAACCATCCGGGCTTTATTCAGGCGTTCACCGAGATTGCCAGCGCCCACATGGCCCAACGCGACTATGACCACGTGGTGTTCAGTTACCACGGTCTGCCCGAGCGCCAGATCTTGAAAGGCAGCACCAAAGGTTATTGCAAGCTGGGCGCCTGCTGCAACACCTATCATTCACATAACCGCTACTGCTACCGGGCGCAGTGTTTTGAGACGTCCAGACAACTGGCGGCGGCTTTGAACATTCCAGAGGACAAGTACACCGTTTCGTTCCAGTCACGACTAGGCAAAGATCCGTGGTTGCAACCCTACACCGACTTTATCCTGAAAGACCTGGCCGCAGCTGGCGTGAAAAACGTACTGGCCTTCAGCCCCGCCTTTGTAGCCGACTGCCTGGAAACCACCATTGAAGTGGGCAAGGAGTTCAAAGAAGAGTTTGAAGCCGCCGGCGGCGAACACTGGCAACTGGTAGAAAGCCTCAACACGCATCCTACTTGGGTACAGGCTGTGGTGGACATGGTCACCGAGGCATAAAAAGACGCTAAATTCTAGATTCATATAAAAGCAGAAGCCCCGATCTAAGTGCCGGGGCTTCTGCTTTTATTGGGGTCTTCGTTTTTGGGTTAATTTCTGGAAAACAGGCCAAAAACGAAGATTCATTGAGCTTATCAAATCTTCGCGCAGCTGCAACTTAAATACGTTTGAAGTCCACCCACTTCTGGGTCATGACCGGGGCATGGTGCAGGAGTTGGTCTAACAAAACTTCGGGTTGGGTTTCTATGATGAGGTTGTCGCGGTGCGCGGGCTTTAAGAAGCCTTCTGACACGCTGTGGCTGAGCATTTGCAGGAACGCATCAAAGTAGCCGTTCACGTTGTAGAGCGCTGCTGGTTTCTGGATGATGCCCAATTGGTTCCAGGTCACAATCTCGCAGAACTCGTCAAATGTCCCGAAGCCGCCGGGCATGGCCACAAACGCGTCTGACTCGGCTGCCATCAGAGCCTTGCGCTCATGCATGGTCTGCAC contains the following coding sequences:
- the hemH gene encoding ferrochelatase, encoding MKSGASSGKTGVLLVNLGTPDTPSVPHVRKYLREFLLDKRVLDIAAPSRFMLVNGVIAPFRAPKSAKIYAELWTERGSPLLFHGLDLQKLVQEKLGKNYHVAFGMRYQSPSIAAALQELKDKVVDRIVVLPLFPQYASASTGSVQEKVMELVSKWEVIPDIKFISTFCNHPGFIQAFTEIASAHMAQRDYDHVVFSYHGLPERQILKGSTKGYCKLGACCNTYHSHNRYCYRAQCFETSRQLAAALNIPEDKYTVSFQSRLGKDPWLQPYTDFILKDLAAAGVKNVLAFSPAFVADCLETTIEVGKEFKEEFEAAGGEHWQLVESLNTHPTWVQAVVDMVTEA
- a CDS encoding TIGR00730 family Rossman fold protein, giving the protein MKSIAIFCGASSGHNPVYQEAAHTLGTMFAQKGIKLVYGGGKVGLMGVIADAVLAGGGEVVGVIPQSLVDMEVAHMGLTELHVVQTMHERKALMAAESDAFVAMPGGFGTFDEFCEIVTWNQLGIIQKPAALYNVNGYFDAFLQMLSHSVSEGFLKPAHRDNLIIETQPEVLLDQLLHHAPVMTQKWVDFKRI